In a single window of the Branchiostoma floridae strain S238N-H82 chromosome 2, Bfl_VNyyK, whole genome shotgun sequence genome:
- the LOC118409779 gene encoding phosphatidylinositol 3-kinase catalytic subunit type 3-like → MADYSSATDRINYVYSCDLDVNIQLKIGTLEGKRERKSYKALVEDPMLRYSGQYQETCSDLYITCQVFAKGKPLALPVQTSYKPFSTRWNWNEWITLPLKYSDLSRNAQVAFTVWEIYGPRKALAVGGTTVPLFGKHGMFRQGMHDLRVWPDQESDGSEPSKTPGKISNNDDQMTRLGKLTKKHRKGHMVKVDWLDRLTFREIEMINEKEKRESNSMYLMVEFPLVHSDGVEYSIVLFEKGADDTLQVRTQAEIVTVPDPEMLMENLVESKHHKLARSVRSGLSDKDLKPNAATRDQLNLILGYPPTKAMSLEEQDLVWKFRFYLTNQKKALTKFLKCVNWTLPQEAKQALELLYKWQPIDVDDALELLSPQFSNLMVRRYAVSRLQQAEDEDLLLYLLQLVQALKYEDFNEIKRGLDTDKTRQDTVSSTDGSYADSMVSGTVNVISQDGFHPLQSDVPTTKPEESIPVTHDECDLATFLIQRACKNAILANYLYWYLFVECEDQDNVNRDQKVTEMYINVMKRFSQALLKGGGECRKRRSLLAAQQTFVDRLVMLIKVVQREGGNRKKKVEKLQALLADPEVNKINFTTFDPIPMPLDPEVQIKGIVVEKATLFKSALMPSKLTFVTTQSKEYVAMFKYGDDLRQDQLILQIITLMDKLLRKENLDLKLSPYKTLATASKHGFVQLVDAIPVAEILASEGTILNYLRKHSPSEKGPYGISQEVMDTYVKSCAGYCVITYLLGVGDRHLDNLLMSKSGKLLHVDFGYILGRDPKPLPPPMKLCKEMVEAMGGQSSDQYQEFRRLCYTAFLHLRRSANLILNLFSLMVDANVPDIALEPDKTVKKVQDKFRLDLNDEEAVHYMQTLIDESVGALFAVVVEQFHKFAQYWRK, encoded by the exons ATGGCCGACTATTCTTCAGCGACGGATAGAATAAACTACGTTTATAGCTGTGATTTGGACGTTAATATACAGCTAAAAAT agGAACATTGGAAGGGAAGCGAGAGAGGAAAAGTTACAAAGCTCTGGTGGAGGATCCCATGCTGAGATACTCCGGGCAGTACCAGGAGACCTGCTCAGACCTGTACATCACCTGCCAAGTCTTCGCCAAGGGAAAACCACTCGCTCTCCCTGTTCAAACCAGCTACAAACCATTCAGTACCAGGTGGAA CTGGAATGAGTGGATAACATTGCCACTCAAGTACAGTGATCTGTCCAGGAATGCTCAGGTAGCCTTCACTGTGTGGGAAATTTACGGACCAAGGAAAGCTTTAGCTGTAGGAGGCACCACTGTCCCCTTGTTTGGTAAACATGG GATGTTCCGACAAGGCATGCACGACCTGCGGGTGTGGCCAGACCAGGAGTCTGATGGTTCCGAACCCAGCAAGACACCAGGCAAGATCAGTAACAATGATGACCAGATGACAAGACTAGGCAAG CTGACCAAGAAGCACAGGAAAGGACACATGGTGAAAGTCGACTGGCTGGACAGGCTTACATTCAGGGAGATAGAGATGATAAATGAG AAAGAGAAGAGGGAGTCCAACTCCATGTACTTGATGGTGGAGTTTCCTCTGGTCCATTCTGATGGAGTAGAATACTCTATTGTCTTGTTTGAAAAG GGTGCTGATGACACGTTGCAGGTCAGAACTCAAGCAGAAATAGTGACCGTCCCAGACCCAGAAATGCTGATG GAGAACTTGGTGGAAAGTAAGCACCACAAACTGGCCCGCAGCGTGCGCAGTGGTCTGTCTGACAAGGATCTCAAGCCCAATGCTGCCACCAGAGACCAACTCAAT TTGATACTAGGGTATCCACCAACCAAGGCCATGTCCTTAGAGGAACAGGATCTTGTCTGGAAGTTCAGATTctatctgaccaatcagaaaaag GCCCTGACAAAGTTCTTGAAGTGTGTGAACTGGACCCTGCCACAGGAAGCCAAGCAGGCTTTAGAGCTGCTGTATAAATGGCAGCCTATTGATGTGGATGATGCCCTGGAGCTGCTGTCTCCACAGTTCAGTAACCTGATGGTCAGGAGATACGCCGTCTCCAGGCTGCAGCAGGCTGAGGATGAG GATCTGCTGCTGTACCTTCTACAATTGGTGCAAGCCCTGAAATATGAAGACTTCAATGAAATCAAGCGAGGACTAGACACTGACAAGACCAGACAGGACACAGTCTCGTCGACTGATGGCTCATATGCTGACAG TATGGTCAGTGGCACGGTGAATGTGATTTCCCAAGATGGCTTCCATCCTCTCCAAAGTGACGTTCCAACAACAAAACCTGAAGAATCGATTCCTGTCACACATGATGAG TGTGATCTTGCAACATTCCTGATTCAGAGAGCCTGTAAAAATGCCATACTAGCCAACTACTTGTATTG gtaCTTGTTTGTGGAGTGTGAGGATCAGGACAATGTCAACAGAGACCAGAAGGTCACAGAGATGTACATCAATGTCATGAAGCGATTCAGCCAGGCTCTCCTCAAG GGAGGAGGAGAGTGTAGAAAAAGACGTTCCTTACTGGCAGCCCAGCAGACTTTTGTGGACCGCCTGGTCATGTTGATAAAGGTGGTGCAGCGTGAGGGAGGAAACAGGAAgaaaaag GTAGAGAAACTTCAAGCTCTTTTGGCTGACCCTGAGGTGAATAAAATCAACTTCACGACATTCGACCCCATCCCTATGCCTCTGGACCCCGAAGTTCAGATAAAGGGCATTGTTGTGGAAAAGGCGACACTTTTCAAGAGTGCCCTTATGCCAAGCAAGTTGACCTTTGTCACTACCCAGAGCAAGGAGTATGTGGCCATGTTTAAGTATGGGGATGACCTACGGCAGGATCAGTTAATCCTGCAGATTATCACCCTGATGGATAAGCTGTTGAGAAAGGAGAATCTGGATCTGAAGCTCAGTCCTTACAAGACCTTGGCTACAGCTAGCAAACACG GGTTTGTGCAGCTTGTTGATGCCATCCCTGTGGCAGAAATCCTTGCCAGTGAAGGCACCATTCTGAACTACCTTCGCAAACACAGTCCAAGTGAAAAAGGCCCCTATGGGATAAGTCAGGAGGTTATGGACACATACGTCAAGAGCTGTG CTGGCTACTGTGTGATCACCTATCTACTGGGTGTAGGAGACAGGCATCTGGACAACCTGCTTATGTCCAAGAGTG GAAAACTTCTCCATGTGGATTTTGGCTACATCCTGGGTCGAGACCCCAAACCTCTGCCCCCTCCCATGAAGCTGTGTAAAGAGATGGTGGAGGCCATGGGTGGACAGAGCAGTGACCAGTACCAGGAGTTCAGGAGGCTGTGTTACACTGCTTTCCTTCATCTCAGAAG ATCTGCCAACTTGATCCTGAACTTATTCTCCCTAATGGTGGATGCTAATGTCCCTGACATTGCTCTGGAGCCAGACAAGACAGTCAAAAAA GTACAGGACAAGTTCAGGCTGGACCTGAACGATGAAGAAGCCGTCCACTACATGCAGACCCTGATAGATGAGAGTGTCGGAGCCCTGTTTGCTGTTGTGGTCGAACAGTTTCACAAGTTTGCACAG TACTGGAGAAAATGA